The following are from one region of the Flavobacteriaceae bacterium UJ101 genome:
- a CDS encoding cystathionine beta-lyase (KEGG: tta:Theth_1508 cystathione beta-lyase): MIKKVAYQSDEYIQLLDLRNRILRIPLGMDIQDDPLHEEVNDLHFGYFEGDQIIGTLILRDIGNQTFKMRQVAVSDHAQGKGIGQKMVHFSEKYAQEKNFKQIELNARDVAIPFYEKLGYQKIGNPFEEVSIIHYKMIKTL; this comes from the coding sequence ATGATAAAAAAAGTAGCTTATCAATCTGATGAATATATACAATTACTTGATTTACGTAATCGAATTTTACGAATTCCTTTAGGTATGGACATTCAAGACGATCCACTCCATGAGGAAGTTAATGACCTTCATTTTGGATATTTTGAAGGAGATCAAATAATCGGAACACTTATTCTACGTGATATTGGAAATCAAACTTTTAAAATGCGACAAGTTGCCGTGTCTGATCATGCACAAGGAAAAGGAATAGGTCAAAAGATGGTTCATTTTTCAGAAAAATATGCACAAGAAAAAAACTTTAAACAAATTGAACTCAACGCACGTGATGTCGCCATCCCTTTTTATGAAAAACTAGGTTATCAAAAAATAGGTAATCCTTTTGAAGAAGTTTCCATTATCCATTATAAAATGATTAAAACATTATGA
- the yhbS gene encoding putative N-acetyltransferase YjhQ (Belongs to the acetyltransferase family; Contains 1 N-acetyltransferase domain.; KEGG: mau:Micau_6249 putative acetyltransferase; Transferring groups other than amino-acyl groups), protein MEIIIRKEEEKDFKTIFNLIKKAFETDPLSDHKEQFLVERLRKSDAFIPELSIVAETQNKIVGHILLTKLKIKNTQKQFDSLALAPVSVLPELQGKGIGSKLIKQAHEKAKELGHQSIVLLGHENYYPKFGYQQAHLFGIELPFDVPKENCMVIELTENGLKDISGIVEYPKEFYQ, encoded by the coding sequence ATGGAAATTATCATTAGAAAAGAAGAAGAAAAGGATTTTAAAACTATATTTAACCTTATTAAAAAAGCTTTTGAGACAGATCCTTTAAGTGACCATAAAGAACAATTCTTAGTAGAGAGATTAAGAAAATCAGATGCTTTTATTCCTGAACTTTCAATAGTAGCAGAAACTCAAAATAAAATTGTGGGTCATATTTTACTTACTAAATTGAAAATAAAGAATACACAAAAGCAATTTGATTCCTTAGCTCTTGCTCCTGTTTCAGTCCTTCCAGAACTTCAAGGTAAAGGAATTGGGAGTAAATTAATCAAACAAGCTCATGAAAAAGCAAAAGAGCTCGGTCATCAATCTATCGTATTACTTGGACACGAAAACTATTATCCAAAATTTGGATACCAACAAGCACACTTATTTGGAATTGAGCTTCCTTTTGATGTTCCAAAAGAAAATTGCATGGTTATAGAATTAACAGAAAATGGATTAAAAGATATTAGCGGAATAGTTGAATATCCTAAAGAATTTTATCAATAA